The Thalassotalea sediminis genome includes the window CTTCACTACAGCTCCTTTACTACTTTGTCTAATTGACAATCGTCAATGTAGAAATAGCGATGAATAAGTTCATCTTATGTCTGTGATAATAATTACGACTTTTTACATAAATGTCTAGTGTTCATTTGTTGTACAAGAAATTTATATGTTCACAAAAGACGGTAAACTACTGCAGGTCTCAAAATTACCGTCTTATTTCTACGTACTGTAAATATTAAGCAAACTCTAAATCGTTATTTTGACTAAATGACGACTTGGCGTTACTTTTTGCAAAGCCATGATGTATTTTACTTTTCTCTACTGCATGTAGGTATTTTTGCCATAACTTTGCAGGGTAATAAGTCGTTACCGTTGTTAACTGTTCAACAAAAAGTTGCTCATCTTCATTAATAGGCAACAAACTGCCATCAGCAAGGCCCGCGAATGTATAGCCATAGGTGAGCAATTCATCAGATTCTCGTTTGTTAAAATAACCACTGCGAGAAATGCCGTGTGTAAACACGTTATCGCCATAATATGGAGATTTACCTTTGCGTATGTTGGTAATCATAGTTTTCCCTCATTGTCTTGTCATAATTAACAGATACTCTTATTTGATTGATCTAAAGCGTAAGAGGTTGTTAAAAACTAACGCTTCGAGTGATGAATAATGAAAAAATACTAGCCACGACACGAGAGTAAGCGTATAAGGCTTGATGTGCACATGAGATATCAATGGTTAAATTCATATTGCTTGTCATTCACGGTGCGCCTTGGCTAACTTTTTTGAAAATGTATGCAAAAAAGGGCTGATTGAAAAACAAAAAATATTTGTCGTTAAGACAATATTTTTTTACATTACAGTCGTATATTAACGTTGGATATTTTTATGGATATTCGTGTATTCAAAACCTTTATTGCTGTGGCAGAAAATAAGCATTTCGGCCGAGCAGCTGAAAATTTATACATTACTCAAGCTGCCGTGAGTGCCAGAATTAAGCAATTAGAAGAGTTTTACGGCACCCAGTTACTTATCAGAGATAAGAACAACTTAAGATTAACGCCTGCTGGTGAAGCGCTGTTATCGCATGCTCATATGCTTGTAAATCAAATGGAGCAGTCTAAAATTGCACTAACTATTGCCGATCAACAAAAGGCGACATTTAATATTGCAGCGACACCCAATGTTTGGGATGCGTTTTTTAGCTCGCGTATTCTTGATGCCTTAGCTGCATTTGAACACTTATCTCTGAGTTCAGAAATTTCGGTAAGAGAAGCCATTCAGCGCAAGCTTGATGAACGAACTGTAGATGTAGGTTTATTGACAGACCCAATAAAAGATGATGACTTTGTTAATGTATTAATTGGTTATTTCGAGTTATCTTTTGTTGGTAGTGAGCCAACATTTGATGCCACTTGTAATGACTATATTTACGTTGATTGGGGACTTACTTTCAATAAAGAGCATGCTTTACATCATAAAGTGGTACCAAAATTTAAAACATCGACCGCAATGATGGCGCTTGAAGTCATGTTATCGCAAGGTGGTTTTGGTTATTTGCCTAATGAATTGGTACAGGAGTTCGTTAAAAATGGTAGCTTGTTTACGATTGACTCGCCTTTACAAATAAAACGTCCTATCTATATGGTTTATAAGAAAAATCACCATCACCAAACATTAATCGAAGAGTGTAAACAACTGTTTAGTCGCGCGCGATAACGCGATAAATAGATAATTGATAAATTATTATGTCACTTGAATTAATATTAAGAACATTGCTTGATGATCCTTCTATCACCATTGAAGGACAACTGCAGTCATTATGGAGTGGCTATGGTCAAATTGTGCGTTGTTATAGTAATGCCAAAGCCCGCTACTACATAATAAAAGTTGTTAAACCCGGTAACAGTGACGAACACCCGCGCGGTTGGGGAGGAGATGTAAGTCATCAACGTAAAATGCGTTCATATCAGGTAGAGGCTACATTTTATCAACAATATGCTTCGTTAACTGATCATCTTTGTAAAGTACCGGACCTTATCGCCATCCAAACCTTGGGTGATAAAACCATTCTTGTAATGGAAGATCTCTATTACAACGGTTATAACCGAACGCATAATGAAGGAACACGTGAAAACTTAGCAATTGCTATAAAGTGGTTAGCTTATTTCCATGCTAAATTTTGGCAAAATAGGGGGAGTGGTTTGTGGCCAGTAGGAACATACTGGCATTTAGGTACTCGTAAAAAAGAATGGCAAGCGATGCCAGACTCCCTGTACAAAAGAAAAGCTAGTGCGATCACCGATAAACTAAATTCAGCACGCTTTACCACTTTGCTTCACGGTGATGTTAAATTTGCTAACTTATGTTTTCATCAAGATGAGCGCTCTGTCGCTGCCGTTGATTTTCAATATATTGGGCGTGGTGCTGGTGTTGTTGATTTAGCGTATTTACTCGGCAGCTGTTGTGATGAAGATAGCCTATTTAAATTAGTTGACTACGCATTAGAGACTTACCAGCAACACTTAATTGATGCGTTAAATTGGTATCAAATCTCTGTAGACAGTAAAGCATTAACGAATGAAATTACTGAATTATACCCTTTCGCTTGGGCTGATTTTTACCGTTTTTTATTGGGCTGGAATCCTGATAGCTGGAAGGTTAACACCTATATAAAACAGCTATCAGAGCAAGCACTAAAGTCAATCTAACCTGATACGTATAAACACAATGTTGCACATTAAAGTTGACCTTTTATGGTAAGTGAGGTTTCAATACCTCTGTTATGGCTTGCTTAAAATTACGTGTATGGTTGATGCCTAATTGCTTTAAGCGCGTGTCTGATAAAGCACAATCATAAGGTCTATTTGCCGTTTGAGTTGGCGTCGGTAGCGCAACGAGTTGCTTACCTTCCAAGTTAACTGCTGATGCGAGCAATTGCGCTATTTGGTATTTAGTCATGCGCTGTTTATCAGATACGTGATAAATACCGTGGCATTGATTTAAGGGAAGGTTAATTAAGTCTGCTATAGACAATGCAATATCTTCGACATGTGTTGGATATCGAATTGCCCAATCGTCATGCTTACTCTCTTGCTCAGCCTTTATTTGCTCTGCTATAACGGTAACCGCAGATTCTGCTAAATATTCAACATCGCCATACAAAACGGGTACACGAATAATAGTGTGTTGATTGCTGATCGCTAAAACAGCTTGCTCTGCTTGAGATTTGCTTTGCCCATAAAAATTTAATGGTGACGTTTGGGCGTTTTCTTCATATGGTGCGTTATTACCATCAAAAACATAATCAGTACTAATGAAGAATAATTGAATATTTTGTTGTTGGCAGCACTGAGCTAAGTGTTTTGAAACGTTAACATTTAAATTTATCGTAGCTTGGTGATCTGTTTCACAAATATCGGGTTTACGTTCTGCAGCCGCATGAATAATAACGTCAGGTTGATGCAGTTCAATAAACGTACTAACGGCCTCTTCATTTTGTAAATCGAGTGGTAGAATAGGTGGTTTGGCACGGGTAAAGCCAGTACCAATCACTTGAAAAGATTGAGAGAGTGTTTTAACAAGCGCTCGGCCAAGCAGACCTGTAGCACCGGTGATCATGACGCGTTTCATAAACAAGCATTCCTTTGTAAGAAAAAAGGAATTATATCAGTCAATTATGGTGTGTGTTAAGATTAGTTAGCCAAATACCGCGACGACTTGTTTTGAAATTGCGAGTAGTTGTCCATTTTCATGCCAAAATTTTGCCTGCTCATGTCCATAGCCGTGTTTAATGTGATGTGCTTCTGTTTCACTGGCAACCCATTGCCCGCTGTCGAATGCTAATTCAGGGTTAATAAATTCAATATCCCAGCTCATTGTGCTAGCAGGAACAGGTAAACGAAGCATTTGAAACATTGTTGGCGGCCAAGCATCCATGAGTGCAATGAGATATGCCATTTTCATTTGCTTAACTGGCTTAGAAATTTTCGACCAGCCATGAATAATAGGGTCCTGATTTTTCGTCACTGACAAACTGCCTTTATTAAACGCATAGTCAAAATGTTGCACAAATTTAGGTACAACTTTCGGGATCATAGGAATAAATTTGGGCTTGTTAGGAAAAGGCATGGTATGAGTATCAGTTGCAACTTGGTGTAATACTGAATCACGGCTAACACCAAAACATACTTGTACCATTACGCCAATAGTACCATTTTGCGACACTTGCGCGACAATTTGACTGACATTCTTACCGGTGCGTAATAATGTCGCCGTAATTGTTACAGGTACTTCAGGACTTAACGGGCCGATAAAGTTGCAGTGAAAAGCTCTGACTTTTCTGTCGTCTTCTATTAAATTCTCAGCAGCTTGATAAGCTAAAGCTGCTGATAAACCACCATATATTGTCCGACCTTGGCTCCAATTTTTCGGTATGGTCAGTTCGTATGCTGATTGTTTAGTTTCAAATACATGAAAGAGATGTTCTATCGACATAGTGCTCAAAATCTACTGGTCTGATGAGTTGAGTGTAAATCAAATCATCTCTTTTTTAAAGTTGATTTATCAGCTGTTAATCGCGTGCCGCTAATTTTGGTGCGAGTTGGTCATACACCAATGTCCAAAACTCGGTCGATAGTTTGTTAATACTGTTACTTTCGGCATTCATTAGCATGGCAAACCCAATATCTAATTCAGGGGCATATGCAATATCGGCTCTAAAACCTGATACCCAGCCAGAATGATAGATGAGTTTTACGGTACCAAATTGATAAATACGCCAACCGTAGCCATAGTGGGCGTCTTCAAGATGCTCTCGCCAGTATAGTCGACGCATATCCTTTTTGGTTTTTATACGCGGCGTCGTCAATTGAGCAAGCAAATTTTTAGGTAATGTTTCTGGTGCATAGCCTAAGTTTGCGATCAGCCATTTAGACATGTCAGCAATACTTGCATTTACACCCGCTGCGGTGGGGACTTTATAAAAGTCTGGAGTAACATTAACGGTGCGCCAAATATTACGTTTTATTACCTTGCCGTTGCGATCGTATTTGTTTGTGCGAACACGCTTTCTTAACACATGGGGTTTGGCGGCATTTATTTCATTACGGTAAACGCCAATTCCAACAGATGCATCTTTCATGTCTAGAGGCGCAAAAATACGTTGCTTTAATAGTGATGAATAAGACTGTTTCGTCGTACTTTCTATGGCAGGTTGTAACATGCCATAGGCAATATTTTGATAACCATAACATTTTTCAGGTTCGCATATGGGGCTTACTCGATCAAAGCGACCGATAATTTTATCAATACTCCAGTTTTCATGTAATAAATTGTCATAGGCGTTTGGCATGAGCCCTGTTGAGTGACTTAATATATGGTGCAATGTTATTTTTTGTGCCGCTTTAGGTTGTGCAAGATTAAAGTGCGGAACGTATTTCGTAACTGGGTCCGTTAATTTAAGTTTATGTTCATTAGCGAGCATGGTTACAAGGGTAGAGGCGAAAGGTTTCGATACAGACGCTAAACGAAAGACTGTATTTGGCGTAATTTTATGGGTTTTTTTCTTATCTACATAACCAAAGGTTTCTGACGCAACAACGCGGTCACCTTTAACGACCGTATAGGCGACGCCTGGAATGCTTTGTTGCTTTATTTCTGATTTAACTAGCGCATGAAAATGTTGATTAATAGTTTCTATCTCGTTAGCCGCTAGATAAAACGCACTCAGATTAAAAGCAAGTAAACAGAATATTTTAAACCGCATATTATTATTATAGTGTTGATTTGAAAGCGCATCATAATACCGAATGCATACTCAAATAAAAAGGAAATCAGTCAGGATAGATGTTGCAATATTTTACCAAACTAAAAAATTACATTGTTGTTAAAAGGACTTGTTTAAAAAAGGTGCAAATGGTGCACCTTTTTTAAACGCAGGCGAGTTAGCCAGTATTTCTTAATCCCGTAGCAATACCTGCCATAGTAACGGTTAGTACCTGCTCATTTGCTAATGTATCCGGAGATTGACGCAGGCGTGATAACACTTCAATTTGCATTAAATGTAGTGGTAGTAAGTAGGGCTGGCGTAACTTAAATGAATTTAAGTTCCAAGGATCTGATTCCATGATTTCTTGTTGCCCTAAGAGAGACAATACCGTTTGTTTGTCTTTTGCTAGCTGGGTTCTTAGTCCTTCACCGATACTTTTTAGATCCGGTTCGACAAGTGCTTGATCATATAATGCTGAAATCTGAGGCTCTGATTTTAAATACACCATTTCAATCAGTGATAATCGCGCTCTGAAGTAACGCCAGTTTTCTAGCATAGTCTGAATTGTTTTCGCATCTTGTTCTGATACGTTAGACAACGCTTGTCCTAGGCCTAGCCAACTCGGTAATACCAACCTATTTTGACTCCACGCGAAAATCCATGGAATTGCTCTTAGTGATTCAATTCCGCCATCGACCTTTCTTTTGCTTGGGCGAGAGCCGAGTGGCAATGACGCAAGTTCTTGTTCAGGTGTTGCTTGACGGAAGTAGCGGACAAATGCAGGTTCTTTTTGTACATAATGGCGATATATATCGCAGCTTTCTTCAGCAAGTTTGTCCATGAGTTTACGCCAATCGTCACTGGGTGTTTTTGGCGGGGTAATGAGGCTATCGAGTATTGCACTTGCGTATAAGTGCAAACTTCTAACGGCTAAACTCGGTAAGCCAAATTTATAACGAATTGTTTCGCCTTGCTCTGTTACTCTTAGACCGCCGTCTAGCGTGCCTGGGGGTTGAGACGCAATTGCGGCATGTGCTGGTCCACCACCACGACCTATCGTGCCACCTCGACCATGAAATAATTTTAAAACCGTATCGTGGTTTTTAAACACGTTAACGAGCGCTTCTTGTGAATGATATTGCCCCCAAGCAGCAGCTAACACGCCGGCATCTTTGGCAGAGTCACTATAACCTATCATGACATAATGTTTGTTATCACATCGCTGTTTATAGGCGTCAATTGCAAGTAATTGATCCATCACTTTTGCGGCATTATTGAGATCGTCTAACGTTTCAAAGAGTGGTGCAATTGGCATCTGCCAGCTTACGTTTGCAGTCTTTAGAAACAGGTTAACGATAAGTACGTCACTGACATTACTTGCCATCGAAATAATATAAATGCCCATCACTTCTCTGGGTTGTTGTGCAATGAAAGCAAACGTGTCTAGTACTTCTTGTGTTTCTTGACTCCAAGCTCTATTTGGAACAAGCGGTCTAGGATTATTAATTTCTTTTAACAAGAACGCGATTTTTTCTTTTTCTGTCCATTGTAAATAATCGCCTAGTTCTAGTGCGTTTAGTATTTCAGCTAGTGCGCTATCATGTCGCTCACTATGCTGCCTTACGTCAAGCTTCACTAATGAAATGCCAAAACATTGTACTTTGCGCATTAAGTCAATGATATGAGAGTCAGCTATGCGCGTTAAACCGACCTCAAGTAAACTGTCTCGGCATTGTTTTAATGGTAAGTAAAGCTCATTTGCACTTGCGATTGTGCCATTTGTTTCGTTATTTTCTAATAAGCTAATTGTTTGCTTTAACTTTTCAATAACCGGTTTTAATACTTGTCGGTATGGGCCAATTTCATTCACATCATTTGCTGCTAAGTCGGCTGTCGCTTTACCCATTGATAGCTCTAAATAGAGTGTTTCAAAATCTTGTAAATACAGTTGCGCTGCCATTAAACGAGCTTGCATAATGGCTTGCTGGCTTAGGTTTGCAGTAACGAAAGGATTGCCGTCACGATCACCTGCCATCCAACTTGCCATCGTTAAGGGAACACAAGACTCAGGTAATGGTTTACCTATTATCTCTTGGCTAAAGGTGTCTAATTCGCGCACAAAGTCTGGTACAGCATGCCATAAGCTATCACTGATGGTGTTTAATCCCCAACGAGATTCATCAAGTGGAGAAGGGCGGTTATTACGAATTTCTTGCGTGTGCCAAGCTTGTTCAATCAGTTCATTGATACGGTCACCTAATTCATTATCATTACTGTCTAGCGCTTGTGCGATTTCATGATACTTATGAATGAAAGTACGTCGATTGACCTCAGTAGGGTGGGCGGTTAACACGAGTTCTATTTCTAATTGTGATATTGCTCGCTCAATTGCTTCTGCCGATTTGCCATCGAGCTTGTTTTTCAAATCATCTAATGGATGCGGTAAGTCTAGTTCAGCGAGACCTTTATCACTGGCAGTATATTGTTGTTCAGCAATATTCGCTAAATTTAGGAATTGGCTAAAAGCTCTAGCATGGACGGTTAGTTCATCGGCATCCAGATCTCTAAATTTCTTTTGAAGTGCCACTAATGCTTGGCTATCACCGTTGGTTGCCTCTTTAGAGAGGTGACGAATCGCTTCTATTTCGTCAACCCATTTAGCACCTTTATCATTAGCAATGGTTTGGCCTAACGCTTCACCTAGTTTTCTTACATTATTGGAAATAGTTTCTAGCATAAATGTACCTATATGTAATTTTATTACAACAAATGGTGTTTACTTACTCTACGAGAAAATGGGGTTAAATCCAATTAATATTTGGCTTTAATCATTTTTTTCTGAAATTCAATATAATTTAGTTGTACTAAAATGGTGTTAAATTACGTAAATTAAAGCGGTAGGGCTTTTAAGTAGCAATTTATTTGAGCTTTTGCATTTTATTGTAGTGCAGTAATGCGGTTTTTGAATACTTGTCGTGAGGTAATGTGTGTTTCATGTTTGTACTAAGTTGATATTAGAGATTAAAGCGTGTTAATAAAACAACACAAGCGTTGCGTAATTAACGCATTATTACTGGGAACATCGCACTTACAACATCAGTGCTACTGCATAAAGTTTAATAGATGAGGGCACGGCACGGTGGGCAACTCAAATGTAACGCTTGCTCCTTGTAGTTGCTCAAGAATAACATTATCAAAACTGAGTATTTCAATGTTATTGAGAAATGAGAAACTTTGATGGTCAACAGCATTGGCGATAAAGGCGACTTCTGTTACTAAAAACTCACTACTTTGTTGTGAGGGTATTGTTGCTTTATCTGCGAATAAGTCGGTGTAACCCTCTATGTAGAGTCTTTCTTGTTGGCTGTCGTCTGCAAAGAAATAGTTCCCAACCCCATCGTCAAAACCATTGCTAAAGTGCCATTGACTCAACATTAATGATTGTCATCAAACATAATTGCAGCTGCAAAACCACTGAAAGTGAAGGGGAAGTATTTTATAGACGGGTAGATACGCTTAAGTTATATAAAGTTTTGACTTATATGCGCTTTTAGTTTTATTATGGCTGTTAACAGTTTGTAAAAGGCAAGTATGGTGAAATCCATATACGCAAAGTTTCCGACCTAAGGTATATACTATGGTAGCGGGACTGCAGAGAATTGAACCTTCCCAATCCTTGTCTTTTTGTGAAAGTGACGCGTCTAGCGATAGCGATAATTTAAAAAGATCACAAGGATAAAGCCATGAGTAATTACTTCTATAAAGTAAGTAAACGCATAAGTTTTGCCATTATGCTCACTAGTAGCAGTATGGCGTTTGCTAATATTTATGACCTTCAAAACAATTTAGCGTCGTTTAGTCCTGACAATGCCCATTTTTCTCTACTAGGCTTTTCAAATAATAATGTTTTAGCGCACGAAAACTCAATGATTTCATTTCCTGTTGGTGAGCTTAATCAACGCGGTATGCAATTAGAAGTTATTAGTGACAATAACGCTGTTTCAGGTGTTCTGAGTCAAAACGAACTACTTGTGTATATAAATGAGGTTGATGAGGATATTGCGGTTACTGTTCGTGTAGTAAATGTGGCGAATGTAATGGAAACCTCCTTATCATTTACCATCAATGTTGTTAATAAACCAACATTGGCTATTGATAATTTTGGTACCACGCAGTTTGCATCGAATAACATTGCAGATGTTATTGTTGGTGATACTCAACGATTTCTCTCTGGGTTTTCAGGAGGAAGTTTTACGGGTAATTTTGGCCATAGTTTGGTTAAAGTTAGCAATGCACCGCTTGTTGATATGGGCGCATTTAAAAATAGTGCCCCAAATGTACACCAAACGAGTTTCGGTGTGCCAATTGGACAGTCAACCCCTATGTTTTATCAGACATCAAAAATTGCACCATCGTTTGCTTCAGTTAAAGCAATATCTACATCGTTTACTCAAACTCAAAATACATCTTTTGTGCCATCAGCGTTGATAGCACTTGGGCAAGAAAAAGCGAAAGAAATTGCTAAAAGATCAGCGGAACTTATTGTTAACAATAATGCTTCTAGTCCTCAACAAACGGAAGAAAGCCCTAGTATAGATCAACCAACAAAAAATGAGGTTGAGGTTGGTAACGACGAAAAGTCTCCTCAACAGGCGCAAGATGATCTGTTGGTGTTCAACCCTGTGAATAATGAGCAACCGGCGGCGGTAAAAATACCAGAGCCAAATTCGTTTGTTTTAATGTTACTTGCATTGATAACAGGTGTTTCTGTGTGGCGATTTAAAAAGCGCTCATAAAGATAACGCCTCAATCGATTAAGGTAAGTCGATTGAGGTGTTTGCTTTAAATTTGTAATACGTCCAACTTATCGCTTGCTTAAAAAGGAGAAGGGTGAGCTTTTAACCATGCGTTTATACGCAGTAACGTTTCTTCTGTTAAGGTAATGTTAAACGCGTCTATGTTTTCTTTTAATTGCGACATGCTCGTTGCACCTATGATGGTAGACGTTACCCCGTTTACTTGATCAATCCATGCTAATGCAAGTTGAGCCGGTGTTAATTGAATCGAGTTTGCTAAGTCACAAAATGCCGAAATAGCAGTTTCAACATTTTGGGTATCGCGGAAAAGCCCATGTCTTTGCATTAACGTCCAGCGGCTTCCTTCTGGTCTTTTACCGTTTAAATACTTACCTGTTAGTGCACCGGTTGCTAAAGGTGACCAAGGTAAATAAGCGATATCCTCATGGACACAGTTCTCAATTAAATATGGCCAATCTTTAGTGTGCAGTAAACTAAATTCATTTTGGATAGAAACCATACGCGGTAAGTTATGTTGTTCACTTAGTTTTAAATATTGATTAATGCCCCAGGGGGTGTCATCTGATAATCCGCAATAACGAATTTTTCCTGCGGTTACACATTCCGCCAGTCCCAATAGAATATCATGCATTTTCTCTATTTCTTCTTGGGCGTTCATATTCGTGTAGTTGAGCATGTTAGGCCAATGCTTGGCAAAATGTGGTGAACTATAGTTTGGCCAGTGCAATTGATAGAGGTCGATGTGATCAGTATTGAGCCTGCGTAACGAGTCATTAACTGCTTGAATAACCGTCTCTTTAGATATATCACTGCCACCTCTAATATAAGAAAGACCAGGACCTGCTATTTTGGTAGCAATAACTAAGTTGTTACGTCTCGTTGGGTTTGCTTTTAAATAATGACCAATGATTGCTTCCGTTTTACCATATGTTTCGGCGTTAGGGGGGATAGCATACATTTCGGCTGTATCGATAAAATTAATACCTTGGTACTGGGCATAATCAAGTTGATCGTTTGCCTCTTGTTGATCGTTTTGTTTCCCCCAGGTCATCGTACCTAAACAAACACGAGACACTTCTAGTGTGCTACTACCTAAACGTACATATTTCATGAAAACTCCTCAATCGGTAAGGTTATTAATATCACCGCGCGTTACTGGGTACCCTAGATGCATCCAACCGAAAATGCCTTCCCATAAAACGGCTGTTCGGGTATATCCTCTGTTTTTTAATTTATTAATGACATGATCGGCTGCAGCGCGAGGGCAGGAACAATACGCCACTATTTGTACATCTGTTG containing:
- the maoP gene encoding DUF413 domain-containing protein, whose translation is MITNIRKGKSPYYGDNVFTHGISRSGYFNKRESDELLTYGYTFAGLADGSLLPINEDEQLFVEQLTTVTTYYPAKLWQKYLHAVEKSKIHHGFAKSNAKSSFSQNNDLEFA
- a CDS encoding acyl-CoA thioesterase — encoded protein: MSIEHLFHVFETKQSAYELTIPKNWSQGRTIYGGLSAALAYQAAENLIEDDRKVRAFHCNFIGPLSPEVPVTITATLLRTGKNVSQIVAQVSQNGTIGVMVQVCFGVSRDSVLHQVATDTHTMPFPNKPKFIPMIPKVVPKFVQHFDYAFNKGSLSVTKNQDPIIHGWSKISKPVKQMKMAYLIALMDAWPPTMFQMLRLPVPASTMSWDIEFINPELAFDSGQWVASETEAHHIKHGYGHEQAKFWHENGQLLAISKQVVAVFG
- a CDS encoding dTDP-4-dehydrorhamnose reductase family protein, giving the protein MKRVMITGATGLLGRALVKTLSQSFQVIGTGFTRAKPPILPLDLQNEEAVSTFIELHQPDVIIHAAAERKPDICETDHQATINLNVNVSKHLAQCCQQQNIQLFFISTDYVFDGNNAPYEENAQTSPLNFYGQSKSQAEQAVLAISNQHTIIRVPVLYGDVEYLAESAVTVIAEQIKAEQESKHDDWAIRYPTHVEDIALSIADLINLPLNQCHGIYHVSDKQRMTKYQIAQLLASAVNLEGKQLVALPTPTQTANRPYDCALSDTRLKQLGINHTRNFKQAITEVLKPHLP
- a CDS encoding aldo/keto reductase produces the protein MKYVRLGSSTLEVSRVCLGTMTWGKQNDQQEANDQLDYAQYQGINFIDTAEMYAIPPNAETYGKTEAIIGHYLKANPTRRNNLVIATKIAGPGLSYIRGGSDISKETVIQAVNDSLRRLNTDHIDLYQLHWPNYSSPHFAKHWPNMLNYTNMNAQEEIEKMHDILLGLAECVTAGKIRYCGLSDDTPWGINQYLKLSEQHNLPRMVSIQNEFSLLHTKDWPYLIENCVHEDIAYLPWSPLATGALTGKYLNGKRPEGSRWTLMQRHGLFRDTQNVETAISAFCDLANSIQLTPAQLALAWIDQVNGVTSTIIGATSMSQLKENIDAFNITLTEETLLRINAWLKAHPSPF
- a CDS encoding serine hydrolase domain-containing protein, encoding MRFKIFCLLAFNLSAFYLAANEIETINQHFHALVKSEIKQQSIPGVAYTVVKGDRVVASETFGYVDKKKTHKITPNTVFRLASVSKPFASTLVTMLANEHKLKLTDPVTKYVPHFNLAQPKAAQKITLHHILSHSTGLMPNAYDNLLHENWSIDKIIGRFDRVSPICEPEKCYGYQNIAYGMLQPAIESTTKQSYSSLLKQRIFAPLDMKDASVGIGVYRNEINAAKPHVLRKRVRTNKYDRNGKVIKRNIWRTVNVTPDFYKVPTAAGVNASIADMSKWLIANLGYAPETLPKNLLAQLTTPRIKTKKDMRRLYWREHLEDAHYGYGWRIYQFGTVKLIYHSGWVSGFRADIAYAPELDIGFAMLMNAESNSINKLSTEFWTLVYDQLAPKLAARD
- a CDS encoding LysR family transcriptional regulator, which encodes MDIRVFKTFIAVAENKHFGRAAENLYITQAAVSARIKQLEEFYGTQLLIRDKNNLRLTPAGEALLSHAHMLVNQMEQSKIALTIADQQKATFNIAATPNVWDAFFSSRILDALAAFEHLSLSSEISVREAIQRKLDERTVDVGLLTDPIKDDDFVNVLIGYFELSFVGSEPTFDATCNDYIYVDWGLTFNKEHALHHKVVPKFKTSTAMMALEVMLSQGGFGYLPNELVQEFVKNGSLFTIDSPLQIKRPIYMVYKKNHHHQTLIEECKQLFSRAR
- the ppc gene encoding phosphoenolpyruvate carboxylase, with protein sequence MLETISNNVRKLGEALGQTIANDKGAKWVDEIEAIRHLSKEATNGDSQALVALQKKFRDLDADELTVHARAFSQFLNLANIAEQQYTASDKGLAELDLPHPLDDLKNKLDGKSAEAIERAISQLEIELVLTAHPTEVNRRTFIHKYHEIAQALDSNDNELGDRINELIEQAWHTQEIRNNRPSPLDESRWGLNTISDSLWHAVPDFVRELDTFSQEIIGKPLPESCVPLTMASWMAGDRDGNPFVTANLSQQAIMQARLMAAQLYLQDFETLYLELSMGKATADLAANDVNEIGPYRQVLKPVIEKLKQTISLLENNETNGTIASANELYLPLKQCRDSLLEVGLTRIADSHIIDLMRKVQCFGISLVKLDVRQHSERHDSALAEILNALELGDYLQWTEKEKIAFLLKEINNPRPLVPNRAWSQETQEVLDTFAFIAQQPREVMGIYIISMASNVSDVLIVNLFLKTANVSWQMPIAPLFETLDDLNNAAKVMDQLLAIDAYKQRCDNKHYVMIGYSDSAKDAGVLAAAWGQYHSQEALVNVFKNHDTVLKLFHGRGGTIGRGGGPAHAAIASQPPGTLDGGLRVTEQGETIRYKFGLPSLAVRSLHLYASAILDSLITPPKTPSDDWRKLMDKLAEESCDIYRHYVQKEPAFVRYFRQATPEQELASLPLGSRPSKRKVDGGIESLRAIPWIFAWSQNRLVLPSWLGLGQALSNVSEQDAKTIQTMLENWRYFRARLSLIEMVYLKSEPQISALYDQALVEPDLKSIGEGLRTQLAKDKQTVLSLLGQQEIMESDPWNLNSFKLRQPYLLPLHLMQIEVLSRLRQSPDTLANEQVLTVTMAGIATGLRNTG
- a CDS encoding phosphotransferase family protein, with protein sequence MSLELILRTLLDDPSITIEGQLQSLWSGYGQIVRCYSNAKARYYIIKVVKPGNSDEHPRGWGGDVSHQRKMRSYQVEATFYQQYASLTDHLCKVPDLIAIQTLGDKTILVMEDLYYNGYNRTHNEGTRENLAIAIKWLAYFHAKFWQNRGSGLWPVGTYWHLGTRKKEWQAMPDSLYKRKASAITDKLNSARFTTLLHGDVKFANLCFHQDERSVAAVDFQYIGRGAGVVDLAYLLGSCCDEDSLFKLVDYALETYQQHLIDALNWYQISVDSKALTNEITELYPFAWADFYRFLLGWNPDSWKVNTYIKQLSEQALKSI